A genomic stretch from Pseudomonas sp. MUP55 includes:
- a CDS encoding 5-oxoprolinase subunit PxpA, whose amino-acid sequence MSRLLLNCDIGESFGNWTMGLDAEVMPFIDCANVACGFHAGDPSIMRKTVSLALKHGVKIGAHPAYQDLQGFGRRSMNYTPQEIQDLLHYQIGALDGICRAQGGRVSYVKPHGAMYNDMMANPAQLRAVIQAVAAYGDLPLMVLAMRDNSAAQALADEFGVSLWFEAFADRAYDSRGHLVSRQLPGAVHHDAETIVNQAVTLSRGEALTASDGSALVLQANTLCVHGDNASSVAAVQRIHQALKPA is encoded by the coding sequence GTGAGCCGCCTGCTATTGAATTGCGACATCGGCGAGAGTTTTGGCAACTGGACGATGGGTCTGGACGCCGAAGTCATGCCGTTCATCGATTGCGCCAACGTGGCCTGCGGCTTCCATGCCGGCGACCCGAGCATCATGCGCAAGACCGTCAGCCTGGCGCTCAAGCACGGCGTGAAAATAGGCGCACACCCGGCCTACCAGGACCTTCAGGGGTTCGGCCGGCGCTCCATGAATTACACACCCCAGGAAATCCAGGACCTGCTGCACTACCAGATCGGTGCGCTGGACGGGATCTGCCGGGCACAAGGTGGCCGCGTCAGTTACGTGAAACCCCACGGTGCGATGTACAACGACATGATGGCCAACCCCGCACAACTGCGCGCGGTGATCCAGGCCGTGGCCGCCTACGGCGATCTGCCCCTGATGGTGCTGGCCATGCGCGACAACAGCGCGGCCCAGGCCTTGGCTGACGAATTCGGCGTGAGCCTGTGGTTCGAAGCCTTTGCCGACCGCGCCTATGACAGCAGGGGCCACCTGGTTTCGCGCCAGTTGCCGGGCGCGGTGCACCACGATGCCGAGACCATCGTCAACCAGGCGGTGACCCTCTCACGTGGCGAGGCGCTGACCGCCAGCGACGGCAGCGCGCTGGTGCTGCAAGCCAACACCTTGTGCGTGCACGGTGATAACGCCAGCTCGGTGGCCGCGGTGCAGCGTATCCACCAGGCGTTGAAGCCAGCATGA
- a CDS encoding VWA domain-containing protein translates to MLLNLFNEMRAAKVPVSVRELLDLINALKQRVTFADMDEFYYLARAILVKDERHFDKFDRAFGAYFNGLEKLDDHLQALIPEEWLRKEFERSLSDEERAQIQSLGGLDKLIEEFKKRLEEQKERDAGGNKWIGTGGTSPFGSGGYNPEGIRVGDAGKRQGKAVKVWDQREYKNLDDQVELGTRNIKIALRRLRKFARQGAAEELDIDGTIDHTARDAGLLNIQMRPERRNTIKLLLLFDIGGSMDAHVKICEELFSACKTEFKHVEYFYFHNFVYESVWKNNQRRTSERTSTQDLLHKYGADYKVIFIGDASMAPYEITQAGGSVEHWNEEPGYVWMQRFMAKYKKLIWINPYPKDTWGYTASTGIVRELVEDQMYPLTLRGLEEGMRFLSK, encoded by the coding sequence ATGCTGCTCAACCTGTTCAACGAAATGCGGGCCGCCAAGGTGCCGGTGTCGGTGCGCGAGCTGCTCGACCTGATCAACGCGCTGAAACAGCGCGTAACCTTCGCCGATATGGACGAGTTCTACTACTTGGCGCGGGCGATCCTGGTCAAGGATGAACGGCATTTCGACAAGTTCGACCGGGCTTTCGGCGCCTACTTCAATGGCCTGGAAAAACTCGACGATCACCTGCAGGCGCTGATCCCCGAAGAGTGGCTGCGCAAGGAATTCGAACGTTCGCTGAGCGATGAAGAACGCGCGCAGATCCAGTCCCTCGGCGGCCTCGACAAACTGATTGAGGAATTCAAGAAACGCCTGGAAGAACAGAAGGAACGCGACGCCGGCGGCAACAAGTGGATCGGCACCGGCGGCACCAGCCCCTTCGGCTCCGGCGGCTACAACCCGGAAGGCATTCGCGTCGGCGATGCCGGCAAGCGCCAGGGCAAGGCGGTGAAGGTATGGGACCAGCGCGAGTACAAGAACCTCGACGATCAGGTGGAACTCGGCACGCGCAACATCAAGATCGCCCTGCGCCGCCTGCGCAAGTTTGCCCGCCAGGGCGCGGCCGAAGAGCTGGACATCGATGGCACCATCGACCACACCGCGCGCGACGCCGGGCTGCTGAATATCCAGATGCGCCCGGAGCGGCGCAACACCATCAAGCTGTTGCTGCTGTTCGATATCGGCGGCTCGATGGACGCCCATGTGAAGATCTGCGAAGAGCTGTTCTCCGCGTGCAAGACCGAGTTCAAGCACGTGGAGTACTTCTACTTCCATAACTTCGTGTACGAGTCGGTCTGGAAGAACAACCAGCGCCGCACCTCGGAACGCACCTCCACCCAGGACCTGCTGCACAAGTACGGCGCTGACTACAAGGTGATCTTCATTGGCGACGCGTCCATGGCGCCCTACGAGATCACCCAGGCCGGCGGCAGCGTCGAGCACTGGAACGAGGAGCCTGGTTACGTGTGGATGCAGCGCTTCATGGCCAAGTACAAGAAGCTGATCTGGATAAACCCCTATCCCAAGGACACCTGGGGGTACACGGCATCGACGGGAATCGTGCGGGAGTTGGTGGAAGACCAGATGTATCCGCTGACGTTGCGCGGTTTGGAAGAAGGCATGCGCTTTCTGTCCAAGTGA
- a CDS encoding DUF748 domain-containing protein has translation MKRRYSWPLWTVAGLVLVLVAVNIALPYLVRNYLNEKLADMGDYRGEIADVDLALWRGAYRINGLQIVKVDGKVPVPFVKAPLIEFAVSWHSLWYDHAVVAEGHFVRPEVNFVDGGANKQASQTGKGTDWQEQLSKLLPITLNEVRIEDGKIAFHNFNSTPKVNINATGVNASFYNLTNVVDVEGKRDARFEGKALLQGQAPLEANATFDPLSDFEEFELRFRARDLQLKRMNDFASAYGKFDFKAGTGDVVVEAQAEKGQLTGYIKPLLRDVEVFDWQQDVENKDKNIFRSIWEAVVGASETVLKNQRKNQFATRVELSGSVHQQNVSAFSAVIAILRNGFIQAFNARYEQPKPSAD, from the coding sequence ATGAAACGTCGCTACAGTTGGCCGCTCTGGACCGTCGCCGGGCTGGTGCTGGTCCTGGTTGCCGTGAACATCGCGCTGCCTTACCTGGTGCGCAACTACCTGAATGAAAAGCTCGCCGACATGGGCGATTACCGTGGCGAAATTGCCGACGTGGACCTGGCTTTATGGCGCGGCGCCTACCGGATCAACGGCCTGCAGATCGTCAAGGTGGACGGCAAGGTGCCGGTGCCGTTCGTCAAGGCTCCGCTGATCGAGTTCGCGGTGAGCTGGCATTCACTGTGGTACGACCATGCGGTGGTGGCCGAGGGGCATTTCGTGCGGCCAGAGGTCAATTTTGTCGACGGTGGCGCCAACAAGCAGGCATCCCAGACCGGTAAAGGCACCGACTGGCAGGAACAACTGAGCAAGCTGCTGCCGATCACCCTCAACGAGGTGCGCATCGAAGACGGCAAGATCGCCTTTCATAATTTCAACTCCACACCCAAGGTCAACATCAACGCCACCGGGGTCAACGCCAGCTTCTACAACCTGACCAACGTGGTGGACGTGGAAGGCAAGCGTGACGCGCGCTTTGAAGGCAAGGCATTGTTGCAAGGCCAGGCGCCGCTGGAAGCCAACGCCACCTTTGACCCGCTGAGCGATTTCGAAGAGTTTGAACTGCGCTTTCGCGCCCGCGACCTGCAACTCAAGCGCATGAATGACTTTGCTTCGGCCTATGGCAAATTCGACTTCAAGGCCGGAACCGGCGACGTGGTGGTCGAAGCCCAGGCGGAAAAAGGCCAACTGACCGGCTATATCAAGCCGCTGCTGCGTGATGTCGAGGTATTCGACTGGCAGCAGGACGTGGAAAACAAAGACAAGAACATCTTCCGCTCGATCTGGGAGGCCGTGGTCGGCGCCAGCGAGACGGTGTTGAAGAACCAGCGCAAAAACCAGTTCGCCACCCGCGTGGAGCTGAGCGGAAGCGTGCATCAGCAAAATGTCAGCGCGTTTTCCGCAGTGATCGCGATTCTGCGCAACGGGTTTATCCAGGCGTTCAATGCGCGCTATGAACAACCCAAGCCCAGCGCCGATTAA
- a CDS encoding biotin-dependent carboxyltransferase family protein: MSRLMIEASTPLCLLQDAGRFGVRHLGVTQGGALDWVSMSWANWLLGNALDAPVVEITLGGFTVQAQEYCLLALAGADLGAFIDERAISPGRSFILQRGQRLRFTQPFKGARAYLAAPGGFDAPDVLGSCATVVREELGGVDGLGKALAEGGRLAYSGTGGAMKVLTHPDLPSAAPLDVIVGAQIGQFSGQSLFDAFNTDWALDSRADRMGMRLLGTPLQYQGPSLISEGIPLGAVQVPPDGQPIVLLNDRQTIGGYPRLGALTPLALARLAQCLPGEKVRLAPVVQETAHRQHVEYLRRFN, from the coding sequence ATGAGCCGCTTGATGATCGAGGCCAGCACGCCGCTGTGCCTGTTGCAGGATGCCGGGCGTTTCGGCGTGCGCCACCTGGGCGTGACCCAGGGCGGTGCGTTGGACTGGGTGTCGATGTCGTGGGCCAATTGGCTGTTGGGCAACGCGCTGGATGCGCCGGTGGTGGAAATCACCCTGGGCGGCTTTACCGTACAGGCGCAGGAGTACTGCCTGCTGGCCCTGGCCGGTGCCGACCTTGGCGCCTTTATCGACGAACGTGCAATCAGCCCTGGGCGCAGTTTTATCCTGCAAAGAGGCCAGCGCTTGCGCTTTACCCAGCCGTTCAAGGGCGCGCGGGCTTACCTGGCGGCGCCGGGCGGGTTCGATGCGCCCGATGTGCTGGGCAGTTGCGCGACGGTGGTGCGCGAAGAACTGGGCGGCGTGGACGGTTTGGGCAAGGCGTTGGCCGAAGGCGGGCGCCTGGCCTATTCCGGCACTGGTGGGGCGATGAAAGTGCTGACTCACCCGGATCTGCCATCCGCTGCCCCACTGGACGTGATCGTCGGCGCACAGATCGGCCAGTTCAGCGGCCAGAGCCTGTTCGATGCCTTCAATACCGACTGGGCCCTCGACAGCCGCGCCGACCGCATGGGCATGCGCCTGCTGGGCACGCCGTTGCAGTATCAGGGGCCGTCGTTGATTTCCGAAGGCATCCCTCTGGGCGCGGTCCAAGTCCCGCCGGATGGGCAGCCGATTGTGTTGCTCAATGATCGGCAGACCATTGGTGGATACCCAAGGTTGGGGGCGCTGACGCCATTGGCGCTGGCAAGGCTGGCGCAGTGCCTGCCGGGGGAGAAGGTGCGCTTGGCACCGGTGGTGCAGGAAACGGCGCATCGACAGCACGTCGAGTACTTGCGCCGGTTCAACTAA
- a CDS encoding LysR family transcriptional regulator, producing the protein MNLKFLETFVWVAKLKSFRLTAEKLFTTQASISSRIAVLESELGVKLFLRDSRGVSLTPEGLKVLDYAEQMMVTMQGLKQSLETTSSKVGRIRIGAMDTVIHTWLSPLVAELMNLYPLVEIELVADTALNLSDQLQKGFLDLILQTDLLRLETVRSLELASHPMAWIVASHSIYNRDYASLAELAQERIITYSKNSHPHQDVLSLMQANGVAAPRMNCVNSVSAITRLLRDGFGIGALPPVLVSEELERGELVMLPMAQKLPNLQVVVSWRVGVELVEEIVGLCQKVVARYAEEVGEARMVLSH; encoded by the coding sequence ATGAATTTGAAGTTCCTCGAAACCTTCGTCTGGGTGGCCAAGCTCAAGAGTTTCCGCCTGACCGCCGAAAAGCTGTTCACCACTCAGGCTTCGATTTCCAGCCGCATTGCTGTGCTGGAAAGCGAGTTGGGAGTGAAGCTGTTCCTGCGCGATTCGCGCGGCGTGAGCCTGACCCCGGAAGGCTTGAAGGTGCTCGATTATGCCGAGCAGATGATGGTGACCATGCAGGGCTTGAAGCAGTCCCTGGAAACCACCAGCAGCAAGGTCGGACGGATTCGGATCGGCGCGATGGACACCGTGATCCACACGTGGCTGAGCCCGTTGGTCGCCGAGTTGATGAACCTGTACCCGCTGGTGGAAATCGAGTTGGTCGCCGATACCGCACTGAACTTAAGCGATCAGCTGCAAAAAGGCTTTCTCGACCTGATCCTGCAAACCGACCTGCTGCGCCTCGAAACCGTGCGCAGCCTGGAATTGGCCAGCCACCCCATGGCCTGGATTGTCGCCAGCCACTCGATCTACAACCGCGATTACGCGTCCCTCGCCGAATTGGCTCAGGAGCGCATCATCACCTACTCGAAAAACTCCCACCCGCACCAGGATGTACTGAGCCTGATGCAGGCCAATGGCGTCGCCGCGCCGCGGATGAACTGCGTGAATTCGGTATCGGCCATCACCCGCTTGCTGCGCGATGGTTTCGGCATTGGCGCGCTGCCGCCGGTGCTGGTCAGCGAAGAGCTGGAACGTGGAGAGCTGGTGATGCTGCCGATGGCGCAGAAACTGCCGAACCTGCAGGTGGTGGTGTCGTGGCGTGTCGGGGTGGAACTGGTGGAGGAGATTGTGGGGTTGTGCCAGAAGGTGGTGGCCAGGTACGCCGAGGAAGTCGGCGAAGCGCGGATGGTGCTGAGCCACTGA
- a CDS encoding AAA family ATPase has protein sequence MKFEGTQAYVATDDLKLAVNAAITLERPLLVKGEPGTGKTMLAEQLAESFGAKLITWHIKSTTKAHQGLYEYDAVSRLRDSQLGVDKVHDVRNYLKKGKLWEAFESDERVILLIDEIDKADIEFPNDLLQELDKMEFYVYEIDETIKAKKRPIIIITSNNEKELPDAFLRRCFFHYIAFPDRTTLQKIVDVHYPDIKKDLVSEALDVFFDVRKVPGLKKKPSTSELVDWLKLLMADNIGEAVLRERDPTKAIPPLAGALVKNEQDVQLLERLAFMSRRGNR, from the coding sequence ATGAAGTTCGAAGGCACCCAGGCCTATGTGGCTACCGATGACCTGAAACTGGCCGTCAACGCCGCCATCACCCTGGAGCGGCCGCTGTTGGTCAAGGGCGAACCGGGTACCGGCAAGACCATGCTCGCCGAGCAACTGGCCGAGTCCTTTGGCGCCAAATTGATCACCTGGCACATCAAGTCCACCACCAAGGCCCATCAGGGTCTCTACGAGTATGACGCGGTCAGCCGCCTGCGCGACTCGCAGTTGGGGGTGGACAAAGTGCACGACGTGCGCAATTACCTGAAGAAGGGCAAGCTCTGGGAAGCCTTCGAGTCCGATGAGCGGGTGATTCTGTTGATCGACGAAATCGACAAGGCCGACATCGAATTCCCCAACGACCTGTTGCAGGAACTCGACAAGATGGAGTTCTACGTCTACGAGATCGACGAGACCATCAAGGCCAAAAAACGCCCGATCATCATCATTACGTCCAACAACGAGAAAGAGCTGCCGGACGCATTCCTGCGTCGCTGCTTCTTCCACTACATCGCCTTCCCCGACCGCACGACCCTGCAGAAAATCGTCGATGTGCACTACCCCGACATCAAGAAAGACCTGGTCAGCGAAGCGCTGGACGTGTTCTTCGATGTGCGCAAGGTCCCGGGCCTGAAGAAGAAGCCTTCCACCTCCGAACTGGTGGACTGGCTCAAGCTGCTGATGGCCGACAATATCGGCGAAGCCGTGCTGCGCGAACGCGACCCGACCAAAGCCATCCCGCCGCTGGCCGGCGCCCTGGTGAAGAACGAGCAGGACGTACAATTGCTGGAGCGTCTGGCGTTCATGAGCCGTCGCGGTAATCGCTGA
- the cysK gene encoding cysteine synthase A, whose product MSRIFADNAHSIGNTPLVQINRIAPRGVTILAKIEGRNPGYSVKCRIGANMIWDAESSGKLKPGMTIVEPTSGNTGIGLAFVAAARGYKLLLTMPASMSIERRKVLKALGAELVLTEPAKGMKGAIEKAADIVAGDPGTYFMPAQFENPANPVIHEKTTGPEIWNDTDGAVDVLVAGVGTGGTITGVSRYIKHTAGKPILSVAVEPLVSPVITQALAGDEIKPSPHKIQGIGAGFVPKNLDLSIVDRVELVTDEESKAMARRLMQEEGILCGISCGAAMAVAVRLAEKPEMLGKTIVVILPDSGERYLSSMLFSDLFTEQENQA is encoded by the coding sequence ATGAGCCGCATCTTTGCAGACAACGCGCACTCCATCGGTAATACGCCCCTGGTGCAGATCAACCGCATCGCACCGCGCGGGGTCACCATCCTGGCCAAGATCGAGGGGCGTAATCCAGGCTACTCGGTGAAGTGCCGCATTGGCGCCAACATGATCTGGGACGCGGAAAGCAGCGGCAAACTCAAGCCGGGCATGACCATTGTCGAACCTACTTCCGGCAATACCGGCATCGGCCTGGCGTTCGTGGCGGCGGCGCGCGGTTACAAGCTGCTGCTGACGATGCCTGCGTCCATGAGCATCGAGCGCCGTAAGGTGCTCAAGGCCCTGGGTGCCGAGCTGGTGCTGACCGAACCGGCCAAAGGCATGAAAGGCGCGATTGAAAAGGCGGCTGACATTGTCGCCGGCGACCCCGGCACCTATTTCATGCCGGCGCAGTTTGAAAACCCGGCAAACCCTGTCATCCACGAGAAAACCACCGGCCCGGAAATCTGGAACGACACCGATGGCGCCGTGGACGTGCTGGTAGCGGGCGTGGGCACCGGCGGCACCATCACCGGGGTGTCGCGTTATATCAAACACACGGCGGGCAAGCCGATCCTGTCGGTGGCGGTGGAGCCGCTCGTGTCGCCGGTGATCACCCAGGCGCTGGCCGGCGACGAAATCAAGCCCAGCCCGCACAAGATTCAGGGCATTGGCGCCGGTTTCGTGCCGAAAAACCTCGACCTGTCGATAGTCGATCGCGTGGAACTGGTTACCGACGAAGAATCCAAGGCCATGGCTCGGCGCTTGATGCAGGAAGAAGGCATTTTGTGCGGCATCTCCTGCGGCGCCGCGATGGCCGTGGCGGTGCGCCTGGCCGAAAAACCGGAAATGCTAGGCAAGACCATCGTGGTGATCCTGCCGGACTCGGGGGAGCGCTACCTGTCGAGCATGCTGTTCAGCGATTTGTTCACCGAGCAGGAAAACCAGGCTTGA
- a CDS encoding aspartyl/asparaginyl beta-hydroxylase domain-containing protein, with protein MTFSLAAKLSVLLLFIGSTLYVHLRGKARLPMLRQFVNHSALFAPYNALMYLFSAVPSKPYLDRSKFPELDVLKDNWEVIREEAMHLFDEGYIRAAEKNNDAGFGSFFKKGWKRFYLKWYDKPLPSAEALCPKTVALVSSIPNVKGAMFALLPGGSHLNPHRDPFAGSLRYHLGLSTPNSDDCRIFVDGQVYAWRDGEDVMFDETYVHWVKNETDKTRVILFCDIERPLSNRVMTRVNRWVSKQLGRATAPQNLDDERVGGINQAYAWSKTFSDKFSGQVKQWKRKHPKAYRIARPVLAVVVLVLLWKWLFG; from the coding sequence ATGACCTTTTCTTTGGCCGCCAAACTGTCGGTGTTGCTGCTGTTTATCGGCAGCACGCTGTATGTGCACCTGCGCGGCAAGGCCCGTTTGCCGATGTTGCGCCAGTTCGTCAACCATTCGGCGCTGTTCGCCCCCTATAACGCCTTGATGTACCTGTTTTCCGCGGTGCCGTCCAAGCCCTACCTGGACCGCAGCAAGTTCCCGGAACTGGATGTGCTCAAGGACAATTGGGAAGTGATCCGCGAAGAGGCCATGCACCTGTTCGACGAGGGCTACATCCGCGCCGCCGAAAAGAACAACGATGCCGGTTTCGGCTCGTTCTTCAAGAAGGGCTGGAAGCGCTTCTACCTCAAGTGGTACGACAAACCCCTGCCATCGGCCGAGGCCCTGTGCCCGAAAACCGTGGCGCTGGTCAGCAGTATCCCCAACGTCAAGGGCGCGATGTTCGCGCTGTTGCCGGGCGGCAGCCACTTGAACCCGCACCGCGACCCGTTCGCCGGCTCCCTGCGCTATCACCTGGGCCTGTCCACGCCGAACTCCGACGACTGCCGCATCTTCGTCGACGGCCAGGTCTACGCCTGGCGCGACGGTGAAGACGTGATGTTCGACGAAACCTATGTGCACTGGGTGAAAAACGAAACGGATAAAACCCGCGTGATCCTGTTCTGCGACATCGAACGCCCGCTGAGCAACCGCGTGATGACCCGCGTCAACCGTTGGGTCAGCAAGCAGCTGGGGCGTGCGACCGCGCCGCAGAACCTGGACGACGAACGCGTGGGTGGGATCAACCAGGCGTATGCCTGGAGCAAGACCTTCAGCGACAAGTTCAGCGGCCAGGTCAAACAATGGAAGCGCAAGCACCCCAAGGCCTACCGCATCGCGCGCCCGGTGTTGGCGGTGGTTGTGCTGGTACTACTGTGGAAGTGGCTGTTCGGCTGA
- the pxpB gene encoding 5-oxoprolinase subunit PxpB: MKLRIEVVAIDCLMVRLFDEIAEANMPWMLAATQRLRSGFGSALVDLVPSYTTLMVHYDLAALDPAQARALIDLALTDLQPQASGAGRCHVLPVWYDLSVGPELSLLSQRSGLAVAEVIRRHSTHTYQVFALGFAPGFAFMGLVDESLATPRLSTPRKRVAAGSVGIAERQTAAYPVVSPGGWNLIGRTPAKLFDRERDGYSLMQPGDTVRFEAVGHAEFVNLGGDDTPLEAQA; encoded by the coding sequence ATGAAGCTACGGATTGAAGTGGTGGCCATCGACTGCCTGATGGTGCGGCTGTTCGATGAGATTGCCGAAGCCAACATGCCGTGGATGCTTGCCGCCACCCAGCGTCTGCGCAGCGGGTTTGGCAGTGCCTTGGTCGACCTGGTGCCGTCCTACACTACCCTGATGGTGCATTACGACCTCGCCGCGCTCGACCCGGCCCAGGCACGGGCACTGATCGACCTGGCCCTGACTGATCTGCAGCCCCAGGCCTCGGGCGCTGGCCGCTGCCATGTACTGCCGGTGTGGTACGACCTGAGCGTCGGCCCGGAACTGAGCTTGCTCTCACAACGCAGCGGGCTGGCGGTGGCTGAAGTGATTCGTCGACACAGCACCCATACCTATCAAGTGTTCGCCCTCGGCTTCGCCCCCGGTTTCGCCTTTATGGGGCTGGTGGACGAAAGCCTCGCCACGCCGCGCCTGAGCACGCCGCGTAAGCGCGTCGCGGCCGGCAGCGTGGGGATTGCCGAGCGGCAAACCGCCGCCTATCCGGTGGTGTCCCCCGGTGGCTGGAACCTGATCGGACGCACCCCAGCCAAACTGTTTGACCGCGAGCGTGACGGTTACAGCCTGATGCAGCCGGGCGACACGGTGCGCTTCGAGGCGGTTGGCCACGCAGAGTTCGTCAACCTGGGTGGCGATGACACGCCTTTGGAGGCGCAGGCATGA